In Methanosarcina siciliae T4/M, one genomic interval encodes:
- a CDS encoding DUF3344 domain-containing protein, which produces MLTLILCSGVGLTLFTGAAAADEWVGGLPLTTVQTGTVTGDLWFDATPAPDWGEQVVTKTFTLPEAAVAEPGRIAWARLYISAYCGHMQSDYEFSITNSWDGDNDGVYEQVWPETEHGAFQYFVDADRNPIGNDNSEFTGHGEHEPYLMLNDHENRVTSDYFMWYDVKDLISDQTINVNVNTTGSYDGRIKVITLVVAYNDPSSTTQTTYWVNEGHDVCSYYTEDNFGETAVGSTSFGTTGLSEVTSATLTVDYMASNNGCYGFPTADNNFEYTGGTPPVEGTFTNLQLDRDPDAQGAYSGIDSWDVISSVTGGSDTTLGYARYFSGTGTAAFYKIPLAFLVVKSPGETSSQPPVANFSADITSGNAPLEVQFTDASTGTVSSYAWDFNNDGTIDSEEKNPSYTYETVGTYTVNLTVTNEDGSDSELKTDYITVTQAGQVATNDLSISGIVNVVPASAVFARETNTVKVLNVQNTGTDTLTNISIAVYASDVSSGTVPINTTTIASLAGDAKTTVTLIDPTIRDLEGGTVTYTAVVDPDNLIAETDETNNNKSSVAKNVRYNGYKGKGIYWEGGSNITTRHTFDLQGDLLYSTQPDSAYKSVGAWGSGRTETWTASDLPVPSGSTIEEVFLYFAYNWDQTAGGYPWLNLSFNGNIIENGNLSTGNGNLYRDWSNFGAYADYEYGLCVYNVTDRFSSAGNSFVTTPYDGDNNLYGKVALYPSTLVVVYRNANETRKQIFINEECDELGLSASSYGTTPEEATAYAPFTGMSIDVEKVTNAMLYSFAGSAGPDEGNLLFNGNIVATNAWQGSSNSGSPLVFDATNYINATGNEAGIQSTTSGGMDALQQILVVEYEESAPAAPVADFTATPKSGDAPLAVNFTDTSTGTISSYAWDFNDDGTIDSEEKNPSYTYETAGNYSVNLTVGGSEGSDSEVKTEYIVVKNGTSVTPALSLSASPLNVTEGEETDVTYTVTGDDSPVEGALVNLSGCATGSGTTDENGTVVIAVNASCEGTITATASKEGYTGAELTQQAVSESESPVTPALSLSASPLNVTEGEETDVTYTVTGDDSPVEGALVNLSGCATGSGTTDANGTAVIAVNASCEGTITATASKEGYTGAELTQQAIEASSSEPGSSSTVSLEVDIIPAISLTVSPNYLDFGEVTPGTPSESLPLSLQNKGGASIKVTAEVDDQENGPFITGLLLDQSIWSSYCRIIAAESSETSEAQLDLPLNYSSTGQFQGCLIFWAEAA; this is translated from the coding sequence TTGTTAACGCTGATTCTGTGCAGCGGAGTAGGCCTTACTTTATTTACAGGCGCCGCAGCTGCAGATGAATGGGTTGGAGGCTTGCCGCTGACAACCGTACAGACCGGGACAGTGACCGGCGACCTCTGGTTCGATGCAACCCCAGCGCCTGACTGGGGAGAACAGGTCGTGACCAAGACTTTTACGCTGCCTGAGGCCGCAGTAGCCGAACCCGGACGGATTGCGTGGGCCAGGCTTTATATCTCTGCTTACTGCGGGCACATGCAAAGCGATTATGAGTTTTCCATCACCAACAGCTGGGATGGGGACAATGACGGCGTTTACGAGCAGGTTTGGCCCGAAACTGAGCATGGAGCATTCCAGTATTTTGTTGATGCTGATCGGAATCCGATTGGAAATGACAACAGCGAATTTACCGGGCACGGGGAACATGAACCCTATCTTATGCTCAATGACCATGAGAACCGGGTGACTAGCGACTACTTCATGTGGTATGATGTAAAGGACCTGATCTCCGATCAGACTATCAATGTCAATGTCAACACCACCGGCTCTTACGACGGGAGAATCAAAGTCATCACTCTCGTAGTCGCATACAACGACCCCTCCTCCACCACGCAGACCACTTACTGGGTGAACGAGGGGCATGACGTTTGTTCTTATTACACTGAGGACAATTTTGGAGAAACTGCTGTCGGAAGCACAAGCTTTGGCACAACTGGCCTTTCTGAGGTCACTTCAGCTACCCTGACAGTTGACTATATGGCAAGTAATAATGGGTGCTACGGGTTCCCGACCGCGGATAATAACTTTGAGTACACTGGTGGGACTCCCCCGGTTGAGGGAACGTTCACCAACCTTCAGCTAGACCGGGACCCTGATGCACAGGGTGCTTATTCAGGTATAGATTCCTGGGACGTGATTTCCTCAGTTACAGGTGGCAGTGATACCACACTCGGCTATGCCCGTTACTTCTCGGGTACCGGAACCGCAGCATTTTACAAGATCCCCCTCGCGTTCCTTGTGGTAAAAAGCCCGGGGGAAACGAGTTCCCAGCCGCCTGTGGCAAACTTTTCGGCAGATATAACGAGCGGGAATGCTCCCCTTGAGGTACAGTTTACAGATGCATCAACAGGGACGGTTTCATCCTACGCATGGGACTTTAATAATGACGGAACTATCGACAGTGAGGAAAAGAACCCATCGTATACCTACGAAACTGTGGGCACCTACACGGTCAACCTCACAGTCACGAATGAAGATGGAAGCGATTCCGAGCTGAAGACAGATTACATAACCGTAACTCAAGCGGGTCAAGTGGCAACGAACGACCTCAGCATTTCAGGAATTGTCAATGTCGTTCCGGCTTCTGCTGTCTTTGCCAGGGAAACAAATACTGTGAAAGTTCTCAATGTCCAGAACACAGGGACTGATACTCTTACCAACATTTCGATAGCCGTTTATGCAAGCGACGTTTCCAGTGGAACAGTCCCAATAAACACGACAACGATTGCTTCCCTTGCTGGCGATGCAAAGACCACCGTAACCCTGATCGACCCCACTATCCGTGACCTTGAAGGCGGCACCGTGACCTACACTGCCGTTGTTGACCCGGACAACCTTATCGCTGAAACGGACGAGACCAACAACAACAAGAGCAGTGTGGCCAAAAATGTCAGGTACAACGGGTATAAGGGCAAAGGCATCTACTGGGAAGGCGGAAGCAATATCACTACCAGGCATACCTTTGATCTCCAGGGGGACCTTCTGTATTCCACTCAGCCTGATTCTGCTTACAAGAGTGTTGGAGCATGGGGTTCCGGCAGGACCGAAACCTGGACTGCAAGCGACCTTCCGGTCCCGAGCGGTTCCACAATAGAAGAGGTTTTCCTTTATTTCGCCTACAACTGGGACCAGACGGCTGGCGGATATCCGTGGTTGAACCTCAGCTTCAACGGGAACATAATAGAGAACGGAAACCTCTCAACCGGAAACGGAAACCTCTACAGGGACTGGAGCAATTTTGGCGCCTATGCTGATTATGAATACGGGCTCTGTGTCTACAATGTAACTGACAGGTTTAGCTCTGCAGGGAACAGCTTTGTCACAACCCCCTATGATGGTGATAATAACCTCTACGGCAAAGTCGCTCTGTACCCCAGCACCCTTGTTGTGGTCTACAGGAACGCTAATGAAACCCGGAAGCAGATCTTCATCAATGAGGAATGCGACGAGCTTGGTTTATCTGCATCCAGTTACGGGACCACTCCAGAAGAGGCTACGGCATATGCTCCTTTCACCGGCATGTCAATTGACGTGGAAAAGGTCACAAACGCTATGCTTTACAGTTTCGCCGGAAGTGCGGGGCCCGATGAAGGAAACCTGCTTTTCAACGGAAACATAGTGGCAACCAATGCATGGCAGGGAAGTTCAAATTCAGGGAGTCCCTTAGTCTTTGATGCTACAAACTACATCAATGCAACAGGAAACGAGGCGGGTATACAGAGTACGACAAGCGGAGGTATGGACGCACTCCAGCAGATCCTTGTTGTCGAATATGAGGAATCGGCACCTGCTGCGCCAGTAGCCGACTTTACGGCAACCCCGAAATCTGGAGATGCACCGCTGGCAGTAAACTTTACCGATACATCAACCGGTACTATCTCTTCCTATGCCTGGGACTTTAATGATGACGGCACTATCGATAGCGAGGAAAAGAACCCATCGTATACCTACGAAACTGCAGGTAATTACTCTGTCAACCTCACTGTGGGCGGATCTGAAGGTAGTGATTCAGAGGTAAAAACCGAGTATATTGTTGTTAAGAATGGAACTTCTGTCACTCCTGCGCTTTCTCTCTCCGCAAGCCCCCTTAATGTGACCGAAGGAGAGGAAACCGATGTTACGTACACCGTAACAGGTGACGATTCCCCTGTTGAAGGAGCACTTGTTAACCTGAGCGGCTGTGCTACGGGTTCAGGAACTACCGATGAGAACGGAACTGTTGTAATTGCCGTAAATGCAAGCTGTGAAGGAACCATTACCGCAACAGCTAGCAAAGAAGGCTATACAGGTGCAGAGCTTACCCAGCAGGCGGTATCTGAAAGCGAATCCCCTGTCACTCCTGCGCTTTCTCTCTCTGCAAGCCCCCTTAATGTGACCGAAGGAGAGGAAACCGATGTTACGTATACCGTAACAGGTGACGATTCCCCTGTTGAAGGAGCACTTGTTAACCTGAGCGGTTGTGCTACGGGTTCAGGAACTACCGATGCAAACGGAACGGCTGTAATTGCCGTAAATGCAAGCTGTGAAGGAACCATTACCGCAACAGCCAGCAAAGAAGGCTATACAGGTGCAGAGCTTACCCAGCAGGCGATAGAAGCTTCCTCTTCGGAGCCCGGTTCTTCTTCAACGGTATCGCTCGAAGTGGATATCATTCCTGCAATTTCCCTGACCGTCTCTCCGAATTATCTCGATTTCGGAGAAGTCACCCCCGGAACACCAAGTGAGTCCTTGCCCCTGTCCCTTCAGAACAAAGGAGGTGCCAGTATAAAAGTGACCGCTGAAGTGGATGACCAGGAAAACGGTCCGTTTATAACGGGACTTCTGCTTGATCAGAGCATCTGGTCCAGCTACTGCAGGATCATAGCTGCAGAAAGTTCGGAAACCTCCGAAGCTCAGCTTGACCTCCCGTTAAACTACTCGTCGACAGGGCAATTCCAGGGATGCCTTATTTTCTGGGCAGAAGCAGCCTGA
- a CDS encoding transposase: protein MSFREIDDVLWNSIEPYLPPQKPLTGRPRANMRKLMNGIFYVVMTGCTWKDVPKRYGSKSTVHRFHLYLCEHGIYQKIFNELLNKGYDLNKIDLSQCFTDTKDVPAKKGGISATMVTKK from the coding sequence ATGTCATTTCGTGAAATCGATGATGTTCTATGGAACTCCATAGAACCTTATCTTCCTCCACAGAAACCACTTACAGGAAGGCCGCGTGCAAATATGAGGAAGTTAATGAATGGTATTTTTTACGTTGTTATGACCGGTTGTACGTGGAAAGACGTTCCCAAGAGATATGGATCAAAGTCAACAGTTCATAGATTTCATCTATATCTGTGTGAACATGGTATCTATCAGAAGATTTTCAATGAACTTTTGAACAAAGGTTACGATTTGAATAAAATAGATCTTTCTCAATGCTTTACTGATACAAAGGATGTTCCGGCTAAAAAAGGGGGAATATCGGCCACGATGGTCACAAAAAAATAA
- a CDS encoding transposase has translation MGHDGHKKIKGIKISVLVDLQGLPLSIIIVPANKNDSTLYIPTLKNFNIKRPIGRPVNRPSKVTADAMYDTAKIRKYNRRRGIKSNVPVNKRNRKKKKIGRPIKVDQEEYKKKSIVERFFSWIESCKKVFPRYEIKETSYLGIVMVAAIIRLNELLG, from the coding sequence ATCGGCCACGATGGTCACAAAAAAATAAAAGGAATAAAAATAAGCGTTTTAGTAGATTTACAAGGTCTACCTCTTTCGATTATTATTGTTCCTGCAAATAAGAATGATTCTACACTTTATATACCGACACTTAAAAATTTCAATATAAAGAGACCTATAGGAAGGCCTGTTAACAGGCCTTCCAAAGTAACAGCTGATGCAATGTATGATACAGCTAAAATTAGAAAATATAACAGGAGAAGAGGAATAAAGTCCAATGTACCAGTAAATAAAAGAAATCGGAAGAAAAAGAAGATAGGAAGACCAATAAAGGTAGATCAGGAAGAATACAAAAAGAAAAGCATAGTAGAAAGGTTCTTTAGCTGGATAGAGTCATGCAAGAAAGTATTTCCAAGATATGAAATTAAAGAGACATCATATTTAGGAATTGTAATGGTAGCAGCAATAATTAGATTAAATGAGCTTTTGGGATAG
- a CDS encoding DUF3344 domain-containing protein has protein sequence MPRKLIFILLTLMLSSGVCLADNYVGGIPLTSVQNGTVDGGVYVDSYYGTANQGINDEKTIGHTFTLPDNAEIEWAMLLTTVYCGHMQNNYEGTANVSFNGVTLGNETLNVPFNFIANGGNDGEAYVQVNDHVNKVTSDYMMYYDVTSLVEAGENTAVVNTAPLDGSFDGRMKLITLVVAYNDGIGDKIRYQINRGHDADTYYVEDYQGETYVGSTDFEADLPEGSSLVDAELTVVHMASTDGTYTFNGNNLISGTPQGTYCGSDTWDVKDDLKPTGKNTLTYDRNAGFYKCALAILTTEYTTSSSDDTGDDTGDDPSGNTSEETSSSDLGVQTVKVSHNGLAKAWDNLNNTVSVTVINNGPEDAGSFVLELYSDDVPVESRQVTGLANGTTETVDFSWKPEEIKDYTLKAVVVPGSIISDADTTNNELSKTQEVLHNGYAGDNPLESYAHGTVKGNIIYDYGNSSYSNKVFSGDTYSVSHSLELPEGATVKFARLYNFWTWSATATVGVIPSMSLQFEGNALTPEAEYDDQKGWGSVYDYPTGTWAYDITGLVTGSGTYTTVVTNTHSDTGNFVCFDGIALLVVYEDSSGKEIEYWINEGCDMVSTMSTSGSLTPEEATVEIPFEGSIDLSNVDEAHLWTTVQSGGHDGICLEFNEMNTSGIYDSTPYSDLDIDEARSVGTYLLTENNRARIIPPLVTDNSGDYMVPSNSILVVSYKDGTSATPALSLSASTLNVTVGKETEVVYSVTGDDSPVEGALVNLSGCATGSGTTDANGTVALAVNASCEGAITATASKDGYKGTELTQQAREASSSGSDPDAEASLNVTLIPAVSLTLSPNSLDFGTVSLGTPSETLNFTLQNNGDTSIKVTAEVVDQEDGPFITGLLLDQSIWSSYSKAIAAESSETSEAQLDLPANYPSTGEFQGRLLFWAEAA, from the coding sequence ATGCCCAGAAAACTAATTTTTATATTGTTAACACTGATGCTGAGCAGCGGAGTCTGCCTTGCTGATAATTACGTAGGTGGAATCCCTCTCACCTCTGTTCAGAATGGAACAGTAGACGGTGGTGTCTATGTTGACAGCTACTACGGAACGGCAAATCAGGGAATAAACGATGAAAAAACAATAGGTCATACATTTACCCTTCCGGATAACGCCGAAATCGAATGGGCAATGCTGCTCACTACCGTATATTGCGGTCACATGCAAAACAATTATGAAGGAACAGCAAACGTTAGCTTCAACGGTGTGACTCTCGGAAACGAAACCCTGAATGTTCCTTTTAACTTCATTGCAAACGGGGGTAATGACGGGGAAGCATATGTCCAGGTAAATGACCACGTAAACAAGGTGACAAGTGACTATATGATGTATTACGACGTCACGAGCCTTGTAGAAGCCGGGGAAAACACAGCTGTAGTAAACACGGCACCTCTCGATGGCTCCTTTGACGGGCGGATGAAACTGATAACCCTTGTTGTGGCTTACAATGACGGCATTGGGGACAAGATCCGATATCAGATCAACCGCGGACATGACGCAGATACTTATTATGTTGAAGATTATCAGGGTGAAACTTACGTGGGAAGCACAGATTTTGAGGCAGATTTGCCGGAAGGTTCTTCCCTGGTTGATGCAGAACTCACAGTTGTGCACATGGCAAGCACGGATGGAACATACACTTTTAATGGTAACAACCTCATCTCAGGCACTCCACAGGGAACTTACTGCGGGTCCGATACATGGGATGTTAAAGACGATCTGAAACCCACTGGCAAAAATACCTTAACCTATGACCGGAATGCTGGATTCTATAAATGTGCCCTAGCCATTCTGACAACCGAATATACGACATCATCTTCTGACGACACCGGTGATGATACCGGTGACGATCCCTCTGGTAACACCAGCGAAGAAACGTCTTCATCTGACCTGGGTGTACAGACGGTGAAAGTCTCGCACAATGGGTTAGCCAAAGCCTGGGACAACCTGAACAACACCGTAAGCGTTACTGTAATAAACAACGGGCCAGAGGATGCAGGCAGTTTTGTTCTCGAACTTTATTCTGATGACGTCCCTGTCGAAAGCAGGCAGGTTACCGGACTTGCAAATGGGACTACTGAAACGGTTGATTTTTCCTGGAAGCCGGAAGAAATAAAGGATTATACTCTCAAGGCAGTTGTTGTCCCGGGTTCTATCATAAGCGATGCGGACACGACAAATAATGAACTGAGCAAGACTCAGGAGGTGCTGCATAACGGTTACGCTGGGGATAATCCTCTTGAAAGCTATGCCCACGGTACAGTAAAAGGAAACATTATTTATGATTATGGGAACAGCAGCTACAGTAATAAGGTATTTTCCGGTGATACGTACAGCGTAAGCCACTCCCTGGAGCTTCCTGAAGGAGCAACTGTGAAGTTTGCCCGCCTCTATAACTTCTGGACATGGAGTGCGACAGCCACTGTCGGAGTTATTCCTTCCATGAGCCTGCAGTTTGAAGGTAACGCTCTGACCCCTGAAGCCGAATACGACGATCAGAAAGGCTGGGGCTCAGTATATGACTACCCAACAGGGACCTGGGCTTATGATATAACAGGGCTTGTGACAGGAAGCGGAACTTATACTACAGTGGTCACAAATACTCACAGTGATACCGGAAACTTTGTCTGTTTTGACGGGATTGCCCTGCTTGTGGTATATGAAGACTCCTCTGGAAAGGAAATCGAATACTGGATCAATGAAGGCTGCGATATGGTAAGTACGATGAGTACTTCGGGTAGTCTGACTCCGGAGGAAGCTACCGTAGAAATTCCGTTCGAAGGGTCCATAGATCTCAGCAATGTAGATGAGGCTCACCTCTGGACTACAGTACAGTCCGGGGGGCATGATGGTATATGTCTGGAGTTCAATGAAATGAACACTTCAGGGATTTATGACTCGACACCTTATTCTGATCTGGATATCGATGAAGCAAGGTCTGTAGGAACCTATCTGCTGACCGAAAACAACAGGGCAAGGATAATACCTCCCTTGGTTACGGACAACAGTGGCGACTATATGGTTCCTTCAAATTCAATCCTTGTTGTCAGCTATAAGGATGGAACGTCTGCCACCCCTGCCCTTTCTCTCTCTGCAAGCACCCTTAATGTGACTGTGGGGAAGGAGACTGAGGTTGTGTATAGCGTAACAGGTGACGATTCTCCCGTTGAAGGGGCACTTGTTAACCTGAGCGGTTGTGCTACGGGTTCTGGAACTACCGATGCAAACGGAACGGTTGCACTTGCCGTAAATGCAAGCTGTGAAGGGGCCATTACTGCAACGGCTAGCAAAGACGGCTATAAAGGTACAGAGCTTACCCAGCAGGCGAGAGAAGCCTCCTCTTCGGGGTCCGATCCTGATGCAGAAGCATCCCTCAATGTGACGCTCATTCCTGCAGTTTCCCTGACTCTCTCTCCTAATTCTCTCGATTTCGGAACAGTCTCCCTGGGGACACCGAGTGAGACCCTGAACTTTACTCTCCAGAATAACGGAGACACCAGTATAAAAGTAACCGCTGAAGTGGTTGACCAGGAGGACGGTCCGTTTATAACGGGACTTCTGCTTGATCAGAGCATCTGGTCCAGCTACAGTAAGGCCATAGCTGCAGAAAGTTCGGAAACCTCAGAAGCTCAGCTTGACCTTCCGGCAAACTATCCGTCTACAGGGGAATTTCAGGGACGCCTTCTTTTCTGGGCAGAAGCAGCCTGA